ccaggtggtgagcagttgacagctcagcccctctcttcacccgagtgtccaagacatcgggccggagatcagatgaaacgacaacaaagtcgatcatcgacctccgacctaaggtgtcctggtgccacgtgcagttatggacacccctatgctcaaacatggtcttcgttatggacaaaccgtcactagcacagaagtccaataataaACCACcaatcgggttcagatcggggaggccgttcctcccaatcacacccctccaggtgtcactgtcgtcacccatgtgagcattaaagtcccccagtagaacaatagagtccccagtctgagcacctctcagtacctctcccagggacttcaagaaggccggatactctatactgctattcagcccttaggcacaaacaacagcaagagccctttccctgacccgaaggcgctgagaggcgaccctcttgttcactggggtaaactgcaacacatggcggctgagctggggagctataaggaagcccacaccagcccgccgccgctcaccatgagcaactccagagaagtggagagtccagcccctctcgaggagctgggttccggagcccaagctgtgcatggaggtgagcccaactatatctagccggtacctctcaacctcccgcacaagctcaggctctttccccccccccccccccccccccccccagcgaagtgacattccatgtcccaacagctagccactgtgtttggggatcaggtcatcaagccccctgccttcgactgccgcccaatccacactgcaccggccccctacggctacctctgtgcgtGGTGAACCTACAGGAGGTCGGTcccacgtcaccacttcgggctgagcctggccgggccctgtgggcaaaggcccagccaccaggcgctcgcatacgagccccaaccccaggcctggctccagggtggggccctggctgcgccataccgggcgacgtcatggtccttgatttttttttttttcatttccataagggggtttggtgaactgctcttggtctggcctgtcacctaggacctgtctgccttgggaaaccctaacgggcgtaatgcccccaacaacatagctcctaggatcattcaagcacacaaaccccttcaccacaataaggtggcagttctaggagggggcagatgatcttatccagagcaacgtacaacatcttcagagtagttgggggttggagcacttcagccattcctgctggtccagggaatcaaaacggtgaccttttgatcccaaagctgcttctctaactattaggttATGACTTCCTCATCTTTGAGGCAAACTGATAACTTGGGCTCaagaagaaaaagcctttatttgtcacatgcatactcaagcacagtgaaattcatcctctacatttaacccatctgaagcagtgagcacatgcatgcgcgcacacacacacaagtgagcaataagcacacacacatacccagatcagtgagcagctatgctacagcacccggggagcagctgggtgttaattgccttgctcaagggcacttcagcacaaGGCTtccccatgttagcctaaccacatgtctttgaactgtgggggaaactggagcatccggaggaacttGGTTATTATGTATATTGACAGTGGGGGTGACCAGTGGTTGGAATTggacggcaaggtggtgtagtggttagcactgttgccttacagtaagactgttctgggttcaagcccagcggctgatgggggcctttctgtgtggagtttgcatgttctccccgtgtctgtgtgggtttcctccaggtgctccagtttcccccacagttcaaagacatatggttaggctaattggtggctctaaattgaccgtagatgtgaatgtgtgtgtgaatggttgtttgtctctatgtgtcagccctgcgatgatctagtgacttgtccagggtataccccgcctctagcccatagtcagctgggataggctccagcttgcctgcgaccctgcacagaataagcggttacagataatggatggatgcttcaCATTCAACAGTGAAATATTCATGTGCATGTGAGAGGtccacttaggctacatccacacgacaacggcaacgagatgttatttaaaaatatatcgcgtccaaatgggcaacaatcagtaaaatatcaggtccatatggcaatgcaacgcttgctgaaaacgatgcaatacacatgccacacctctaggggcgctgtaagacggtcccttctgagacaccagaacaatagaagaagtaacgacgcatgcgcataaactattatgcgcgagacttcatattagccacaaagtcaggaaaatctgtttgtaaaattacattataatgaccaaatacaatgaaaagtatttttccagtctcacctgtgaaaggtaatcccatgtgatctcgtttggacagaaaacctgttggtacagttaaacgcagctaatctttattctccgctttgacctatccaaaatggcggcgaggatgacgtatgattctacgcggaaggcggcgtcttcaatggtccagaataaattgaatgatacacgttgatggattaatttgttgtttctcacttgtgaaaggtaatcccatatgatctcgtttggacggtaaacctgttggtacagttaaacgcagctaatctttattctccgctttgacctctccaatatggcggcgaggatgacgtatgattctacgcggaaggcggcgtcttttatggtccggaataaattggattaatttgctcctctacgccctttttgaggaatgtattgtcggacttaaatcaacatctgaagagttgagatcgctcctttttccccctatttttgctggagggattgcaccattacacaataaatattcacagtgaaaatattttgtaagcgcgtttcatgaaccaagttataggatttgttgacaactcgcatcgcaatgagaagatcattggcactactggtgttaagaatcagaccatttcataaatgaatattttgctgtagagctgcagtgtttgtacaattgcatgtttttgcttcactattactgtcactattctgcttcttgcattactactgtgaactaacactgaacataataataataataataataataataataatatccaagctcgtgtttcactctcactagtgctctgtaaggctttttcctggtgatattcgttacacttctacccggcgtgaagcaccctcagtcatgtggttgtgacatcatcataaacaaatccattctactcatccagacgacttcacaacggcaacgttgccagatctttccactctggaacccgttctcaaaaagattgcgttttgggcacccaaaacgccggtgccgtgtggacgccaggcctaaacgataagcaattgtatcggagtcacctgaatccgttgccgtgtggacagggccttagtatcGTACCAAAAGGACACCATCTGCAAACAACCAGGTTATTGTTTCTAGCTTAATGTACTGGACAATTCTCCAACCGTGGCTTTGTCTTGATATCCTTTCCAGGAAAACCACAAGGAGGAATGGAGACAAGACATATCCTTGACAGAGTCACTCACCGGAAATGGTTTTGAATTAATCCCAAGAATGCCTTTTCCAAATCCAATGTTAAAAATAAGTGTAAACAAATTATCATCTTTGAATAAAATAGAATTTAATTGCTCTCGGTGTGTAGGAGGTATATTATTGCCTTTATACCTGTATTTTGCTGTTTTCCCATGATGTTAaaaaatttaaaatctcaatcaCAATCAGTGCCATCATAAAAATATTTAAAAGCAAATTATTTAGAAAGAGGGTgctctttttttaaaatgacatgCGAAATATCCCTTCATTGCATGTGACTTTCAACTtctttctccattttttttttttttattttcagtaaGAGTGCCACTAATTCTAGAGATGATATTGTTACTATATTAATGCACCCACACAGACTTCTGAATTGATTGTAAACTGTAGGAACAAAGGTACCCTGTACTTAATATCCCAGAGTTTGTTGCTTATTAGCACTTTACAATTAAAATAGCATTGCTCCTTATTAAAATAATATTCACTAATTGTTTTCTTTTGACTGTCCAGAACCAGCCCAGAAGTCCTCCAAATCTGGCTCAGAGGAAATCTCTCCATGTGGACAAAAGGagtggggcttgaacctggaacaACAAGCAGAACCTCTAGAAGTGAACCAGAACCAAGTATTAAGTGAAGGTTCAGTTGGGCAGAAGATGCCACAGACACAAGACCTGGTACCAGTTTGCAAAAAAGACCCAGATCCTGAGGTTAAAACCCTCAATGTGGACTTGTGCACAGAGAATCCCCCTTCTGCAAACACAGATGAGAACACCTTTCAAGAAGTGTTGTTGCCCGTTGTAAAACTGCACAGAGTGAAGCTTGAACCAGAAGAGAAGCAAATTCCAGTATCATTACCAGACACTAACCTTCCTACAGATCCGGGTCATTCATATAGCCCTGAATCCTCTCAGAGAATGGGCAGTCCCAGCACAGGCAGTCATAATGTATTGATCTCAGAGGTAACAGAGAGAGGAGAGCTCCACAACACAGCTCAGCCGAATCAGACAAGGAGCTTGGAGAATGTGAGTAAAGAGGTGCACAATGACGTGCTGTATAAATGTTCACATTGCCGAAAGACATTCACAGAACTGAAAAAGCTACAGATGCACCAGCAAGCTCATGAGAGAGCCTTCGGCTGCAACTGGTGTGGCAAGGGTTTCTACCAGTCAGCTGACCTTCGGCGCCATTTGCGCACACACACTGGAGAGAGGCCCTACTTATGCACCTGGTGCTCCAAGAGCTTTAGCCAAAGAAGCAACCTGCGGCGACACGTgcgtattcacacaggagagaggccGTATCGGTGCGCTCATTGTGAGCGCAGTTTCAGTGACAGCCACACACTGAAGAAACACCAACGCAAACATTATGATGAGCGATACAATTGCTCTCTCTGTGACCAGAGCTTCACTGTAGCCAGGTCACTGCAGCTTCACCTGTTAAAGCAGCATCTCATCGACAAAGACAGTCAAAGTATACAGCAAACTGGCTTTCAGACTCAAACATAGAGTATACTCCTCCTTTACCAACCCGTTGTTCTGGAGTACTGAACTGTTTGATATTTTTAAGTATTATTATTGTGTGTTTTGCAAAAGTTCACAGTTTGAATATGCAGTCATGTAGAAAAGTCAGACTGCCTTCTGTAACACATGATACATTGATATGTCAGTCTGATCCTAGTATGATCTAATTATACATGTTATAAACTTATCTGCCccaggatttttattttatgtaaaTCTCTCAGTTAAAAAGATAAAATATCTATTTATCCTCAAAGTATACTCCTTTTTCTGACTTCACCCTTCATCTGAAGATGTGTAAGATTTGTGGCTTGTTTAACACGTTGCAACTCAAgatcaaaatttaatggatttttgtcaATGCTGCAGtgtttattttgttttctcatttcCCTTGGCTTTAATTATCATGCCGCATCACATCAATTTGGAGGTGTTGTGCCTCCAACACTTGAAAAAAGCCTGCTTATGAAGAACTGCTGAAGCTGCAAAGAAGGAAGAACAGCtccaccagttttttttttttcaaaactaattactatgatttttttttggtgtatatgtAGCAAATAGTAACAACACGCTCAGTAAATTAGGGCAATAATATTTACATGTGCACATGAAAGCACAAAAGCAggaaataaaatgtttttttatttctaaaatgATGTAGGATTTGTATTTCACAGATTTGAGATTTATCAATAAACTAAAATTGCACTGAGTGAATCATCAGACACTTCATACATGCAATAAACATGCAATAAACACGTTGGGCTTTGGGGTGAAGTTTCTCCTTAAGCCTTGTTTGGGATGAAATTAATTTCCAAGGTCTGTTTTTAATGCTTTTAATAAAGTATTAAGCAGTTTACATGCCTGAGTAGTTCTGCTTCAACAAGGAGCATCACTAATGCTACAGTGTGTAATTTTTTAACAGTGCTGCGTACTTTGAGAAAAAGTATGATTTTTTTTATCGTTGCCATGCAACAAATATTGCGAACGGCTTTGTTCACTTCTGTTTGTGCATATGTAATTTCAGCAGAGGGGAAAGTGTCACTTGGAGAGAAGAACAGGGTTTGCAAATGATTTCACTGCAATTTACTTTATAAGCAACAGATGACTCTAAATTTTAGAAACTGTATATTTAATGAACAAACTAGGCAAGAGCAGCTGCTTTGCAATATTCCAAATCACTTTCAAATGGTAATAGAAACTGTTATGTAATATACAGTAgtacttgaaggtttgtgaacccttcagaattttctatatttctgcataaatatgacctaaaacatcatcagattttcacacaagtcctaaaagtagataaagagaacccagttaaacaaatgagacaaaaatattgcacttggtcatttatttatttagggaaattatccaatgttacatatctgtgagtggcaaaagtatgtgaacctttgctttcagtatctggtgtgacccccttgtgcagcaataactgcaactaaatgtttccggtaactgttgatcagtcctgcacaccggcttggaggaattttagcccattcctccgtacagaacagcttcaactctgggatgttggtgggtttccccacatgaactgctcgcttcaggtcctttcacaacatttcagttggattaaggtcaggactttgacttggccattccaaaacattaactttattcttctttaaccattctttggtagaatgacttgtgtgcttagggtcgttgtcttgctgcatgacccaccttctcttgagattcagttcatggacagatgtcctgacattttcctttagaattcgctggtataattcagaattcattgttccattaatgatggcaagccgtcctggcccagatgcagcaaaacaggcccaaaccatgaaactaccaccaccatgtttcacagatgggataaggttctcatgctggaatgcagtgttttcctttctccaaacataacgcttctcatttaaaccaaaaagttctattttggtctcatccatccacaaaagtttttccaatagccttctggcttgtccacgtgatctttagcaaactgcagacgagcagcaatgttctttttggagagcagtggctttcttcttgcaactctgtcatgcacaccattgttgttcagtgttctcctgatggtggactcatgaacattaacattagccaatgtgagagaggccttcagttgcttagaagttatcctggggtcctttgtgacctccccaactattacacgccttgctcttggagtaatctttattggtcgaccactcctggggagggtaacagtggtcttgaatttcttccatttgtacgcaatctgtctgactgtggattggtggagtccaagctctttagagatggttttgtaaccttttccagcctgatgagcatcaacaacactttttctgaggtcctcagaaatctcctttgtttgtgccatgatacacttccacaaacatgtgttgtgaagatcagactttgatagatccctgttctttaattaaaacagggtgcccactcacacctgattgtcatcccattgattgaaaacaccgactctaatttcaccttcaaattaactgctaatcctagaggttcacatacttttgccactcacagatatgtaatattggatcattttcttcaataaataaacaaccaagtataatatttttgtctcatttgtttaactgggttctctttatctacttttaggacttgtgtgaaaatctgatgatgttttagatcatatttatacagaaatatagaaaattctaaagagttcacaaactttcaagcaccgctgtaaacTACCTTTAAGTGTTTGTTTACACGCTTATCTTGCAACTTGTAAGTGGTTGCTTTAATGGGAAGGCGAATAACTGGCAGAGGTTCTAGCCAGACTGCTTTCAAGACAAGAACGAATTATTTTCCCCTAATGTGGTTTATTTCTAAGTGAGTCAGGACATTTGGCTGGAAGATATTGAATgggtttatgatttttttttatacacCTGGCTTTGAGTGAATTGTGAAACATAAGAACAGgttgaggttgttttttttttgctcatttgGGAATGGGATGATGGAATGGATGAGTGGTATAAAGCTAATGTAtaaaaagtattattattaataatagtaTCAATAATAATATCTTAAGTAtgttggtgtagcggttagcacttttgcctcaTAGCAAGGAGGTTATAGGTTTGAACCTtgcggctgactggggcctttctgtgtggagtccgcatgttctcctcatacctgtgtgggttt
This genomic interval from Neoarius graeffei isolate fNeoGra1 chromosome 20, fNeoGra1.pri, whole genome shotgun sequence contains the following:
- the zgc:66443 gene encoding zinc finger protein 180; this encodes MSKLELLNSYLMERLAVAVREIVEAVDATVTEYRTETAQTRIENETLKQQLRELLTPAPEPAQKSSKSGSEEISPCGQKEWGLNLEQQAEPLEVNQNQVLSEGSVGQKMPQTQDLVPVCKKDPDPEVKTLNVDLCTENPPSANTDENTFQEVLLPVVKLHRVKLEPEEKQIPVSLPDTNLPTDPGHSYSPESSQRMGSPSTGSHNVLISEVTERGELHNTAQPNQTRSLENVSKEVHNDVLYKCSHCRKTFTELKKLQMHQQAHERAFGCNWCGKGFYQSADLRRHLRTHTGERPYLCTWCSKSFSQRSNLRRHVRIHTGERPYRCAHCERSFSDSHTLKKHQRKHYDERYNCSLCDQSFTVARSLQLHLLKQHLIDKDSQSIQQTGFQTQT